The Elusimicrobiota bacterium genome includes the window TTGATATTGATGAAGAATCTGATTTTATTTATGCTGAATATTTGCTTAAAAGCGGGTTCATAAAAAAACTATAATTAGCTGTTCGGGAGGTAAAATATGACGGATTTGCTTTTGAAAGATAAAGTCATAATAGTAACCGGCGGTTCGGGATTAATAGGAAAGAATTTGATAAGGGCTATTATAGAAAACGGCGGGATAGGAATAATAGCAGACATAAATGAAAAGGCATCAAAAGACGAAATAAATAAAATAAAAAGTGAATTTAAGGATGGAAAAGCAGACTATTTCAAATTAGATATCGTTTCCGAAAAATCAGTAACAAATATGATCAAATTTGTTAAAAAGAAATATGGGAAAATAGACGGGGTTGTGAACAGCGCTTACCCAAGGAACAAACATTTTGGTAAAGGATTTGAAGATACAGCT containing:
- a CDS encoding SDR family NAD(P)-dependent oxidoreductase; its protein translation is MTDLLLKDKVIIVTGGSGLIGKNLIRAIIENGGIGIIADINEKASKDEINKIKSEFKDGKADYFKLDIVSEKSVTNMIKFVKKKYGKIDGVVNSAYPRNKHFGKGFEDTAYEDFCENINLQLGGYFLVSQQCGIFFRKQGYGNIINLSSIYGVIAPRFEIYGNAEFHGIKMGVPV